A single window of Chitinophaga sp. XS-30 DNA harbors:
- a CDS encoding glycoside hydrolase family 43 protein — protein sequence MKQLTQISIASLLLTLTLNTTALLAQSAQPATGPTYQNPLPIAFGDPYVLHVKGDKYYMYGTGGSAKNGFAAYSSADLVHWKDEGQVYHASNSNGWSDSTAAWNGAYWAPEVYEYKGRFYIFYSAQWKENPGKELENFRIGVAVSDRPTGPFTDLNNKPVFDPGYPVIDANILFDKNGKIYLYYSRCCYKHPVESEVADWAREKGWFDVIEESWVYGVELKPDFSGVTGEPVLLLRPPVKMDDKQSEWESRSVTSKEINRRWTEGSVAFKKGDTYYMMYSANYFGGRNYAVGYATSKSPLGPFTKAANNPVLQKNVENGGIVTGTGHNSITYSPDGKEMFCVYHARTSETGEKRVVFIDRMEIQEDGVLVVEGPTTAPQAVPGSR from the coding sequence ATGAAACAACTGACACAGATTTCAATTGCAAGCCTTCTATTGACATTAACCCTGAATACCACGGCGCTGCTTGCACAGTCCGCCCAACCGGCAACCGGACCGACCTATCAGAACCCGCTGCCCATAGCATTCGGGGACCCGTATGTACTGCATGTAAAAGGTGACAAATATTATATGTACGGCACCGGCGGCAGTGCCAAAAACGGGTTTGCCGCTTATTCTTCTGCGGATCTGGTGCATTGGAAAGACGAAGGGCAGGTGTATCACGCATCCAACAGCAATGGCTGGAGCGATTCCACGGCCGCATGGAACGGAGCTTACTGGGCGCCTGAAGTGTACGAATACAAAGGCCGGTTTTACATCTTCTACAGCGCACAATGGAAAGAGAATCCCGGTAAAGAACTTGAGAATTTCCGTATAGGCGTAGCCGTGTCTGACCGCCCTACCGGGCCATTCACTGACCTCAACAACAAACCTGTTTTCGATCCCGGCTACCCCGTCATCGATGCCAATATCCTGTTTGATAAAAATGGCAAAATTTATCTCTATTACTCCCGTTGCTGCTATAAGCACCCGGTAGAGAGCGAAGTGGCCGATTGGGCCAGGGAAAAGGGGTGGTTTGATGTGATAGAGGAAAGCTGGGTATATGGCGTTGAGCTGAAACCTGATTTCAGTGGTGTAACAGGCGAGCCGGTATTGTTGCTGCGCCCTCCTGTAAAAATGGATGACAAGCAATCGGAATGGGAAAGCCGCTCCGTTACCTCAAAAGAGATCAACCGCCGGTGGACGGAAGGTTCCGTGGCCTTTAAAAAAGGAGATACTTACTATATGATGTACTCCGCCAACTATTTCGGCGGCAGGAATTACGCGGTAGGATATGCCACGTCCAAAAGCCCGCTCGGGCCGTTCACCAAAGCTGCCAATAATCCCGTATTGCAAAAAAACGTGGAGAACGGCGGTATAGTGACCGGAACGGGGCATAACAGCATTACTTACTCCCCGGATGGTAAAGAGATGTTTTGCGTATATCATGCCCGCACATCGGAAACAGGCGAAAAACGTGTTGTTTTTATTGACCGGATGGAGATACAGGAAGACGGGGTGCTTGTTGTGGAAGGGCCTACAACCGCACCGCAGGCAGTGCCGGGGAGCAGGTAG
- a CDS encoding PKD domain-containing protein, producing the protein MMLLLSVAAHAQLKADFTPSKTGDCESLITKFNDNSTGNPVSWQWNLGNGSTSTQQSPSASYTTAGTYKVTLTVKDAAGNTSTAEKTVTVWEKPKPDFTASPAKGCIPFAVTFTDKSNPVNGSITAYSWDFGDGTTGSGSSPIHTYNDVLSPAVTLTITNSNGCTASKQLSNIVDAAASLTANFTVSDRFLCAAPAALTVTNTTTGPGTLTYKWEFGDGGTASGANPGAHTYTAKGVYKVKLTVTSDKGCTATKTSEDINVANFKTDFQLPASICENSSATLFTAANNPQSNNVTWSVDKGYVNSYGATAYYYPAGTGTVKVTMTADYGSCKESVTKDLVVKPAPKANFVTDQQAICDVPATVKLTDQSQDATSWNWSFGNGQSSTQQNPSVTYNSLGYFNIKLTASNASGCSSTAERYVYVQKPEVYAYASVSEGCEGLTPTFSSYVNTGDAIASYEWDFGDGSPKSTEAAPSHTYNKEGAYPVKLTYTTANGCKGTVNLYSYNTIRVYKKPKPDFSSPQAPQVCGNNWVHFNGTTDVGTSWAWDFGDYHTGSSQQTKHSYREPGTYTVRLTVSNHSCSETVTKTAYITAVNPFPRFARKNIDCDNRTEISFDELSLGSVTSWKWNWGDGKENTYTAKTSPVSHKYDKTGVYLVKLTVTDGTCTSTDSMNINVYAPSPVTITTDKTTLCGNETLKASVVSLDRSIYTNYWYNSWSSSDGTYPNWADYNSENATFINLKPGKNTIRYVAYNLQGCTDSSNKVEVNVHGPLAKFLSPPVLECRGTELTFTDQTDVSGGKPIKSWSWDFGDGTPAKVFTAPPFKHTYNRSGYFYPRLTVTDEDGCTSSADGSYLQVNGPNADFVPSATLIPPGGNIWFYNYTTETGGNATYQWDFGDNTSSTDNSPYKTYPDKGVYTVKLLAKDDNGCIDSAKKQVKVSSVSAGFTVSTSFVNNSGCPPVTARFTNTSVNHASSYWDFGDGSFSTISNPSHTYTYAGKYKVKLKVVGDADTEDEYEQEVEVKGPYATITTSANGGCLTKEIEFQVDASNAVNFAWDFTDGIVTETTDATIKHTFKDPGIYKPRLILSDQAGCKGTAFLDGPIVIDKLDVALTSAPAFICDEGWITFTPAFNSYSIDELKEEAQYQWTFEPGLPVENEATATPGFYLDKTQGYNFTLTTTTAYGCTQTVSKTIYAYPKPVSAITGPLQTCQDAPVSFSGTVSNMNDVTWKWDFGNNNTGAVQQPADQVYDKPGPSAVALIVTSKDGCSDTTHHNIAIVPAPVVNATAASGVICLGNSTTLSAGGGVAYQWSPATDLSNPLAPDPVAAPRENTTYEVTVTDANGCSNTDDISIRVAQPFTIKATPDTVLCLGHVLPLQVSGADHYVWTGEGLDDAASPYPHATIKATGSYTYQVTGYDADGCFTHDTSLVVSVHPSPVINAGPDRTAMAGVPVTLGTQGSLDIVKWTWTPPDYLDCADCPTPVARPNISTNYTVAVENIYGCKAADEVLVNLVCDMGAVFLPNAFTPDNDGVNDRFYPKGRGVKEVAWMRIYDRWGSLVFEKTNFQINNAAAGWDGTRKGQAVPYGSYVYAIETVCEDGTTFLFRGTVLVIR; encoded by the coding sequence ATGATGCTTTTGCTGAGCGTGGCTGCCCATGCGCAGTTGAAAGCGGATTTTACGCCCAGTAAAACCGGCGATTGCGAAAGCCTGATCACCAAATTCAATGATAATTCTACCGGCAACCCTGTTTCCTGGCAGTGGAACCTGGGCAATGGCTCTACCTCTACGCAGCAAAGCCCCAGCGCCTCTTATACCACCGCCGGCACCTACAAGGTAACATTAACTGTGAAGGACGCTGCGGGCAATACCAGTACCGCGGAAAAGACAGTTACCGTATGGGAGAAGCCCAAGCCTGATTTTACGGCCAGTCCTGCCAAAGGTTGCATCCCCTTTGCGGTGACATTCACGGACAAATCGAACCCTGTGAATGGCAGCATTACCGCTTACAGTTGGGACTTCGGGGATGGCACCACCGGTTCCGGCAGCAGCCCGATACATACTTACAACGATGTATTGTCCCCCGCAGTTACCCTCACCATTACGAACAGCAACGGCTGTACGGCTTCAAAACAGCTCAGTAATATCGTAGATGCGGCGGCTTCGCTGACGGCTAATTTCACCGTATCTGACCGGTTCCTGTGCGCTGCGCCGGCTGCACTGACGGTGACCAATACCACTACCGGTCCGGGTACGCTGACCTATAAATGGGAATTTGGCGATGGCGGCACCGCTTCCGGCGCTAACCCGGGCGCCCATACGTACACGGCCAAAGGCGTTTACAAGGTAAAGCTTACGGTTACCAGCGATAAAGGTTGTACCGCCACCAAAACATCCGAAGATATCAATGTAGCCAATTTCAAAACGGATTTTCAGTTGCCGGCCAGCATCTGCGAGAACAGTTCCGCCACGTTGTTTACGGCAGCCAACAACCCGCAATCCAACAACGTTACCTGGAGCGTTGACAAGGGGTATGTCAACAGCTATGGCGCAACTGCCTACTACTACCCTGCCGGTACCGGCACCGTAAAAGTGACCATGACGGCTGATTACGGCAGCTGCAAGGAGAGCGTGACCAAAGACCTCGTGGTAAAACCTGCACCGAAGGCGAATTTTGTGACCGATCAGCAGGCGATCTGCGATGTACCGGCCACGGTGAAGCTGACGGACCAATCGCAGGACGCCACCAGCTGGAACTGGAGCTTTGGCAACGGGCAATCCTCCACGCAGCAAAATCCTTCTGTCACCTATAACAGCCTGGGATATTTCAATATAAAACTCACTGCCAGCAATGCATCCGGCTGCTCCAGCACGGCAGAGCGTTATGTGTATGTGCAAAAACCGGAGGTCTATGCCTATGCCAGTGTTTCCGAGGGCTGCGAAGGGCTGACCCCTACTTTCAGCAGCTACGTAAATACCGGAGATGCCATTGCCAGCTATGAATGGGATTTTGGTGATGGCAGCCCCAAGTCAACAGAAGCGGCTCCCTCACACACGTATAACAAGGAAGGCGCATACCCTGTAAAGCTGACCTATACAACTGCCAATGGCTGTAAAGGAACAGTGAACCTGTATTCCTACAACACTATCCGGGTATATAAAAAGCCCAAGCCTGATTTTTCATCTCCGCAGGCGCCCCAAGTCTGCGGCAACAACTGGGTGCATTTCAATGGCACTACAGATGTGGGTACAAGCTGGGCCTGGGATTTCGGGGATTACCATACCGGTTCATCGCAGCAAACAAAGCATAGCTACAGGGAACCCGGTACCTACACGGTCAGGCTGACCGTTTCCAATCATAGCTGCAGCGAAACGGTCACCAAAACGGCCTATATCACTGCCGTGAACCCTTTCCCGCGCTTTGCCAGGAAGAATATTGATTGCGATAATCGTACAGAGATCAGCTTTGATGAACTGTCGCTGGGTTCGGTTACCAGCTGGAAATGGAACTGGGGAGATGGAAAAGAAAATACTTACACCGCAAAAACAAGCCCTGTCAGCCACAAATATGATAAAACAGGCGTGTACTTAGTAAAGTTGACCGTTACAGACGGGACCTGCACCAGCACGGATTCCATGAACATCAATGTGTACGCGCCATCCCCTGTTACCATTACTACGGACAAAACAACCCTGTGCGGTAACGAAACGCTCAAAGCCAGCGTAGTGTCTTTGGACAGATCTATCTATACCAACTACTGGTATAACTCCTGGTCTTCTTCAGACGGCACATATCCCAATTGGGCTGATTACAACTCCGAGAATGCTACTTTTATCAACCTCAAACCCGGCAAAAACACCATCCGGTATGTAGCCTATAACCTGCAGGGGTGTACGGACAGCAGCAATAAAGTAGAAGTGAACGTACACGGGCCGCTGGCCAAATTCCTCTCCCCGCCTGTGCTGGAATGCCGGGGCACCGAGCTTACTTTTACTGACCAAACGGACGTTTCCGGAGGAAAACCCATAAAATCCTGGTCATGGGATTTTGGCGATGGCACTCCCGCAAAAGTATTTACCGCGCCTCCTTTCAAACACACCTACAACAGGTCCGGCTATTTCTATCCAAGGCTGACGGTCACGGACGAAGACGGCTGTACCAGCTCCGCTGACGGTTCCTATCTGCAGGTGAACGGCCCCAACGCGGATTTTGTGCCAAGTGCAACACTGATACCGCCCGGCGGCAACATATGGTTCTACAACTATACCACGGAAACGGGCGGCAATGCCACCTACCAGTGGGACTTTGGCGACAATACCTCTTCCACGGACAACAGTCCGTACAAGACCTATCCCGATAAAGGCGTCTATACCGTAAAACTGCTGGCGAAGGACGATAACGGCTGCATAGACAGCGCCAAAAAACAGGTCAAGGTATCCAGCGTCAGCGCAGGCTTCACGGTCAGCACTTCATTTGTGAATAACAGCGGCTGCCCGCCGGTGACAGCACGTTTCACCAATACCTCCGTTAACCATGCCAGCTCATATTGGGATTTCGGCGATGGCAGCTTTTCCACCATCAGCAATCCCTCTCATACCTATACCTATGCGGGGAAGTATAAAGTGAAGCTGAAAGTGGTGGGCGATGCCGATACGGAGGATGAATATGAGCAGGAAGTGGAAGTAAAGGGACCTTACGCCACCATTACAACCTCCGCCAACGGCGGCTGCCTCACAAAAGAGATCGAATTCCAGGTAGATGCATCTAATGCGGTCAATTTCGCCTGGGATTTTACAGATGGTATTGTTACCGAAACAACGGATGCCACCATCAAACATACCTTTAAAGACCCCGGCATTTACAAGCCCCGCCTCATCCTGTCAGACCAGGCGGGCTGTAAAGGCACTGCTTTCCTGGACGGGCCGATCGTTATCGACAAACTGGATGTAGCACTGACATCCGCGCCGGCGTTCATTTGTGATGAAGGCTGGATCACTTTTACGCCCGCTTTCAACAGTTATTCCATTGATGAACTGAAAGAAGAAGCGCAATATCAATGGACGTTTGAGCCAGGGCTGCCCGTGGAAAATGAGGCCACTGCCACGCCCGGTTTTTACCTTGATAAAACGCAGGGGTATAATTTCACGCTTACCACTACTACCGCTTACGGCTGTACGCAAACCGTAAGCAAAACGATATATGCCTATCCCAAACCCGTATCGGCCATTACCGGGCCTTTGCAGACCTGCCAGGATGCGCCCGTAAGCTTCAGCGGAACCGTGAGCAATATGAACGATGTTACCTGGAAATGGGATTTCGGCAATAACAATACAGGCGCCGTACAGCAACCTGCTGATCAGGTATATGACAAGCCGGGGCCTTCAGCAGTGGCGCTCATCGTTACCAGCAAAGACGGCTGCAGCGATACCACACATCATAACATCGCTATCGTACCGGCGCCTGTGGTGAATGCAACTGCCGCGTCAGGAGTCATATGTCTCGGCAACAGCACCACGCTGAGCGCCGGCGGCGGTGTTGCTTATCAATGGTCGCCGGCCACGGACCTGAGCAATCCCCTCGCCCCCGATCCTGTAGCAGCTCCCCGGGAGAACACCACTTACGAGGTAACCGTGACGGATGCCAACGGATGCAGCAATACAGATGATATAAGTATCCGCGTAGCGCAACCATTCACGATAAAAGCCACGCCGGATACGGTACTGTGCCTCGGGCATGTGCTGCCCTTGCAGGTGTCGGGCGCTGATCATTACGTATGGACGGGAGAAGGCCTGGATGATGCCGCCAGCCCCTATCCGCATGCCACCATCAAAGCAACGGGAAGTTATACCTACCAAGTAACCGGTTACGATGCCGACGGCTGTTTCACCCATGACACATCGCTGGTTGTCAGCGTGCACCCCTCACCTGTCATCAATGCAGGGCCGGACCGTACAGCGATGGCAGGTGTACCCGTAACGCTGGGTACGCAAGGCAGTCTGGATATCGTAAAATGGACCTGGACGCCGCCGGACTATCTTGACTGTGCCGACTGCCCGACACCTGTGGCCCGGCCCAATATATCCACCAACTATACCGTGGCAGTAGAGAACATTTACGGCTGCAAGGCCGCGGATGAAGTGCTGGTGAACCTGGTCTGCGATATGGGCGCTGTATTTCTCCCCAATGCCTTTACCCCGGACAATGATGGTGTAAATGACCGGTTCTATCCCAAAGGACGCGGTGTAAAAGAAGTGGCATGGATGCGCATCTACGACAGATGGGGCAGCCTGGTATTTGAAAAAACAAATTTTCAGATCAACAATGCCGCCGCCGGCTGGGATGGCACCCGGAAAGGCCAGGCAGTGCCATACGGCAGTTACGTCTATGCCATCGAGACCGTCTGCGAGGATGGGACCACTTTCCTGTTCAGGGGAACGGTTCTGGTGATCAGGTAA
- a CDS encoding nuclear transport factor 2 family protein, with the protein MTPKEVLEKWIDAFNRADVDAIAELYADDATNHQVANLPVTGREAIKKMFAGEFAAAEMICIPENIFQDGEWAILEWKDPNGLRGCGFFHVQHDKIVFQRGYWDKLSFLKLHNLPIS; encoded by the coding sequence ATGACACCGAAAGAAGTGCTCGAAAAATGGATCGATGCGTTCAACCGTGCGGATGTGGATGCCATTGCGGAACTGTATGCAGACGATGCTACGAACCACCAGGTGGCCAACCTGCCGGTCACCGGTAGGGAAGCCATTAAAAAGATGTTCGCCGGGGAGTTTGCCGCGGCGGAAATGATCTGCATTCCGGAGAATATCTTTCAGGATGGGGAATGGGCCATACTGGAATGGAAAGACCCCAACGGCCTTCGCGGCTGCGGGTTCTTCCATGTGCAGCACGACAAGATCGTTTTTCAGCGCGGGTATTGGGACAAGCTATCTTTTCTGAAACTGCACAATCTGCCCATCAGTTAG
- a CDS encoding alpha-galactosidase — MNSRRKRKYSTGAAVCSIILVFLSFGAGRLHAQEIIIPLVTENNALVLEAGKAKELSIIYFGKKLANAQEYQLVPSAYRQTSDYSGLLNAAYTPSGSRNLMEPAITVTHADGHQSLDLRYVRHEQQQLDHDVTLLNITLKDPVYDFEVVLHYKAYVKQDVIEQWSVIRHGEKGNVTLHKYASANLYLKAGGFWLQQYHGDWAKEMRPEESKITHGIKTLDSKLGTRANIFQPSVFMISLNAPASEDEGTVLYGALSYSGNFRTDIELDYQDNLRIISGINNYASPYTLKPREAFTTPSFLYILSQKGKGYASRQLHDWARNYRILNGKGERLTLLNNWEATYFDFNENKLKALLRDTKKLGVDLFLLDDGWFANKYPRNNDNAGLGDWQENKTKLPNGIASLVKEAAANGVKFGIWVEPEMVNPKSELYEKHPDWVVKEPAREEHYFRNQLVLDLANPAVQDFVFRTMDDLFTRNPGLAYIKWDCNAVIYNAYSAHLGNHQNHFYIEYMRGLYRVLERIRAKYPDVPMMLCSGGGGRVDYEALKYFTEFWPSDNTDPLERIFMQWEYSYFYPAVATANHVTDWGKQPVKFRTDVAMMGKLGFDIVVAHLAEKDLAYCRNAIREYHSFKHIVWQGDQYRLADPRKDEIASIAYISKDRSEGVIFNYLTSNRYGAGSSRPIRLKGLDPAAMYQLEEISLYPGTTSPTDADRPYSGEFLMTVGFNPEVSGSRTSVVLRLQKK; from the coding sequence ATGAATAGCAGAAGGAAAAGGAAGTACAGTACCGGCGCAGCCGTTTGCAGCATCATACTGGTATTTTTAAGTTTTGGTGCAGGCCGCCTGCATGCACAGGAGATCATCATTCCCCTGGTGACGGAAAACAATGCGCTGGTGCTGGAGGCCGGCAAAGCAAAGGAGCTGTCCATCATCTATTTCGGTAAAAAACTGGCCAATGCGCAGGAATACCAACTCGTACCTTCTGCATACCGGCAAACCAGCGATTACAGCGGCCTGCTGAATGCGGCTTACACTCCTTCCGGCTCCCGCAACCTGATGGAACCGGCTATTACAGTAACCCATGCAGATGGCCACCAGTCGCTGGACCTCCGCTACGTTCGCCATGAACAGCAACAGCTTGACCATGATGTTACGCTGCTGAACATTACGCTGAAAGATCCTGTATATGACTTTGAAGTAGTGCTGCATTACAAAGCGTACGTTAAACAGGATGTCATTGAACAATGGTCGGTGATCCGGCACGGGGAAAAGGGGAACGTTACGCTCCACAAATATGCGTCCGCCAATTTATACCTGAAAGCAGGCGGGTTCTGGCTGCAGCAGTATCATGGCGATTGGGCGAAGGAAATGCGGCCGGAAGAATCGAAGATCACCCACGGCATCAAAACCCTGGACTCGAAGCTGGGGACCAGGGCCAATATCTTTCAGCCCTCCGTGTTCATGATCTCGCTGAACGCCCCGGCTTCGGAAGACGAAGGCACCGTGCTCTACGGCGCACTGTCCTACAGCGGGAACTTCCGCACGGATATAGAACTGGATTACCAGGATAATCTGCGGATCATTTCCGGCATCAACAATTATGCATCGCCATATACCCTCAAACCGCGGGAAGCATTTACCACGCCTTCATTCCTCTACATCCTGTCCCAAAAGGGGAAAGGGTACGCCAGCCGCCAGCTGCATGACTGGGCCAGGAATTACCGCATCCTCAACGGGAAAGGCGAACGGCTGACATTGCTCAACAACTGGGAAGCCACTTATTTCGACTTCAACGAAAACAAACTGAAAGCGCTGCTCCGCGATACCAAAAAACTGGGTGTTGATCTTTTTCTGCTCGATGACGGATGGTTTGCCAACAAATATCCCCGCAATAACGACAATGCAGGCTTGGGCGACTGGCAGGAAAACAAGACCAAGCTGCCCAACGGCATTGCCAGCCTGGTCAAAGAAGCCGCGGCCAATGGCGTGAAATTCGGGATATGGGTGGAGCCGGAAATGGTCAACCCCAAAAGCGAATTGTATGAAAAGCATCCCGACTGGGTGGTGAAAGAGCCCGCGCGTGAAGAACATTATTTCCGCAACCAGCTGGTGCTGGACCTCGCCAATCCCGCCGTACAGGATTTCGTGTTCCGCACGATGGACGATCTGTTTACCCGCAATCCCGGCCTGGCCTACATTAAATGGGATTGCAATGCCGTGATCTATAATGCCTATTCCGCTCATCTCGGCAACCACCAAAATCATTTTTACATAGAATATATGCGCGGATTGTACCGTGTGCTGGAACGCATCCGCGCCAAATACCCTGATGTTCCCATGATGCTCTGCTCCGGCGGCGGTGGCCGGGTGGATTACGAAGCCCTGAAGTATTTTACCGAATTCTGGCCCAGTGATAATACAGACCCGCTGGAAAGAATTTTCATGCAATGGGAGTATTCCTATTTTTATCCCGCCGTCGCTACGGCCAACCATGTAACGGATTGGGGGAAACAACCCGTCAAATTCAGAACGGATGTAGCCATGATGGGCAAACTGGGATTTGATATCGTTGTAGCGCATCTGGCTGAAAAAGACCTGGCCTATTGCCGTAATGCCATCAGGGAATATCATTCCTTTAAACACATCGTATGGCAGGGAGATCAATACCGGCTGGCCGATCCCCGGAAAGACGAGATAGCCTCCATTGCGTATATCAGCAAAGACCGTTCTGAAGGCGTTATATTCAATTATCTCACCAGCAACCGGTATGGCGCAGGCAGCAGCCGCCCCATCCGGTTAAAAGGGCTGGACCCTGCGGCCATGTATCAGCTGGAAGAGATCAGCCTGTATCCCGGAACGACCTCTCCCACAGATGCAGACAGGCCGTACTCGGGAGAATTTCTGATGACAGTGGGCTTCAATCCGGAAGTCTCCGGCAGCAGAACGAGCGTGGTGCTGCGGTTGCAGAAAAAATGA
- a CDS encoding glycoside hydrolase N-terminal domain-containing protein — MDQYRNTCGTPPARPESRKSGRMKVITGLALLCCAVKVSAQDRPLQLWFDKPAAQWEETLPLGNGRLGMTPDGGVEKEKIVLNDITLWSGSPQDANNYEAYKHLPEIRRLLSAGRNDDAQRLIDKNFVCLGPGSGGPQWGCFQMLADLDIAYAYENGAAYTNYRRRLSLDSAIATTSFQINDIQYVREYFTSFGDDVSIIRLSASEKGKISFSLGISRPEKGTSAVSGQVLTLAGQLDNGTDGKGMQHLTEVRVINTGGTQFSQGKELVVEGADEALIIISTATDFREPGYRQLAAKNMQAALRQHYSAQRASHVRNFRKLFGRVAVDLGTGPAESLTTDKRLAAYYQHPEEDRSLPALFLQFGRYLSISSTRVGLLPPNLQGLWANQVRTPWNGDYHLDVNVQMNHWPVEMANLSELNLPLTELVRGLVKPGERTAKAYYNAEGWVAHVITNVWGFTEPGESASWGVTKSGSGWLCNNLWEHYAYTNDIAYLESIYPILKGSAQFYKSILVKDERTGWLVTSPSSSPENSFLLPNGNHASICTGATIDNQIIRELFTNVIIAAERLKTDKALADTLRAQLQQLPPAGIIAPDGRLQEWLEDYKETDPQHRHISHLYGLYPANLITANGTPELAAAAKKSLEVRGDDGPSWAIAYKQLFWARLLDGNRAFKLLRELLKPTLRTDINYGAGGGVYPNLFSAGPPFQIDGNFGAAAGIMEMLMQSHAGYVELLPAVPDLWKPAGKVKGLKARGNLTVDFEWENGIVTQYKITSPHRKKVKLKVNGQLKTVVAGK; from the coding sequence ATGGATCAATACAGGAATACCTGCGGCACACCACCAGCACGGCCTGAAAGCAGGAAGAGCGGCAGGATGAAAGTCATCACCGGCCTTGCCCTGCTTTGCTGCGCGGTAAAGGTTTCCGCGCAGGACCGGCCCCTGCAGCTCTGGTTCGACAAACCTGCGGCGCAATGGGAAGAAACGCTTCCGCTCGGGAACGGCCGCCTGGGCATGACGCCGGACGGCGGGGTAGAGAAGGAAAAAATAGTGTTGAACGACATCACCCTCTGGTCAGGCAGTCCGCAGGATGCCAACAATTATGAAGCTTACAAGCATCTGCCCGAAATTAGAAGATTGCTGTCCGCCGGCAGGAATGATGACGCGCAGCGGCTGATCGACAAGAATTTCGTGTGCCTTGGCCCGGGTTCCGGCGGCCCGCAATGGGGCTGCTTCCAGATGCTCGCGGACCTGGACATTGCATACGCTTATGAGAACGGGGCCGCCTATACGAATTATCGCCGCCGGCTTTCGCTGGACAGCGCTATTGCCACCACCTCCTTTCAGATCAATGACATTCAGTATGTGCGCGAATATTTCACCAGCTTTGGCGATGATGTAAGTATCATCAGGCTGAGCGCCAGTGAAAAAGGGAAGATCAGTTTTTCCCTGGGCATCAGCCGGCCGGAGAAAGGAACATCCGCTGTCAGCGGTCAGGTATTGACCTTAGCCGGCCAGTTGGACAACGGAACAGATGGCAAGGGCATGCAGCATCTCACGGAAGTGCGGGTGATCAATACCGGCGGTACACAATTCTCACAGGGAAAGGAACTGGTGGTGGAAGGCGCTGACGAAGCCCTGATCATCATCTCCACGGCAACGGACTTCCGGGAGCCGGGTTACCGGCAACTGGCAGCGAAGAACATGCAGGCCGCGCTCCGGCAACATTACAGCGCACAGCGGGCATCGCATGTCCGCAACTTCCGCAAACTGTTCGGCCGCGTAGCGGTAGACCTGGGAACCGGGCCGGCTGAAAGCCTTACGACCGACAAACGGCTGGCCGCCTATTACCAGCATCCGGAGGAAGACAGATCATTGCCCGCGCTTTTCCTGCAATTCGGCAGGTACCTGAGCATCAGCAGCACCCGGGTGGGCCTGCTGCCACCCAATTTGCAGGGGCTTTGGGCGAACCAGGTACGCACACCCTGGAACGGTGATTATCACCTGGACGTGAACGTACAGATGAATCACTGGCCGGTGGAAATGGCCAATCTCTCCGAACTCAACCTTCCGCTGACGGAACTGGTGCGGGGGCTGGTGAAACCCGGCGAACGGACTGCCAAAGCCTATTACAACGCAGAAGGATGGGTGGCCCATGTGATCACCAATGTCTGGGGCTTCACCGAACCGGGCGAAAGCGCATCCTGGGGCGTTACCAAATCGGGATCAGGATGGCTGTGCAATAATCTGTGGGAACATTATGCCTATACCAATGATATCGCTTACCTGGAAAGCATCTATCCCATCCTGAAAGGATCGGCACAGTTCTACAAAAGCATACTGGTGAAAGATGAAAGAACAGGCTGGCTCGTCACCTCCCCTTCCTCTTCCCCGGAAAACAGCTTCCTGCTCCCGAACGGTAACCATGCCAGCATCTGCACAGGCGCCACGATAGATAACCAGATCATCCGTGAACTTTTTACCAACGTCATCATCGCGGCGGAGCGGCTGAAAACCGATAAAGCGCTGGCCGATACATTGCGTGCGCAATTGCAACAGCTCCCGCCCGCCGGCATCATTGCCCCGGACGGCCGGTTGCAGGAATGGCTGGAAGATTATAAGGAAACAGATCCGCAGCACCGGCATATCTCGCATTTATACGGACTGTACCCGGCCAATCTGATCACCGCCAACGGCACGCCGGAACTGGCCGCAGCCGCAAAGAAATCACTGGAAGTCAGAGGCGATGACGGCCCCAGCTGGGCCATTGCCTACAAACAGCTGTTCTGGGCCCGGCTGCTGGACGGCAACCGCGCGTTCAAACTGCTGCGGGAGCTGCTGAAACCCACACTTCGTACAGACATCAATTACGGCGCAGGTGGCGGTGTATATCCCAACCTGTTCTCCGCAGGCCCTCCCTTCCAGATAGACGGCAACTTCGGCGCCGCAGCAGGCATCATGGAAATGCTGATGCAAAGCCATGCCGGTTACGTGGAGCTGCTTCCCGCAGTGCCGGATCTCTGGAAACCTGCCGGCAAGGTAAAGGGACTGAAGGCCAGGGGAAACCTGACCGTTGATTTTGAATGGGAGAACGGCATCGTCACACAATATAAGATCACATCGCCCCACCGCAAAAAAGTGAAACTTAAGGTGAACGGGCAATTGAAAACCGTGGTAGCAGGAAAATGA